ttttgacgtgtttagggaatttcaaacgtaagttggtctattcgcacttttgcttacgaaacgttgtacgaaagctaaactagcgagttagacttctaagaacaccaaacagagtacaacggtccactttgatgccatggagttgctcaactctctccacaaatgagcttttcacgttttcgggcattttcaatcataacttgggctattcgcatctttaccttacgaaacgttgtacgaaagctaaactagcgagcttgacttctaagaacactgaacagagtataacgatccattttgatgacatggaattgctcaactctctccatagatgagcttttgacgtgctTGGGGAagttcaaacgtaagttggtctattcgcactttagcttacgaaatgttgtacgaaagctaaactagcaagttagacttctaagaacactaaacagagtacaacggtccactttgatgctttgtaatcgctaTTCTCTCCCCAGAGATgaatttttcacctttttgtgcaatttcaaacataagtaggattattcgcatctttagcttacgaaaagttgtacgaaagctaaactagcaagttagacttctaagaacaccaaagaaagtacaacggtccactttgatgctttataatcgctatactctctccatagatgacttttctcgtttttgtgcaatttcaaacagaaataGGATTATTcgaatctttagcttacgaaacgttgtactaaagctaaactagcgagctagatttctaagaacaccaaaaagagtacaacggtctactttgatgccatcgaattgctcaactctctccatagatgagcttttcatgtttctgggcaatttcaaacataactttgtctagtaagatctttagcttacgaaacattgtacgaaagctaaactagcaagctggactcttaagaacactaaacagagtataacggtccactttgatgacttgaaaTTCCTTAACtttcgcaatagacgagctttccaagttttgggGGAATTTCaatcgtaagttggtctattcgcatgtttagcttacgaaacgttgtacgaaagctaaactagcgagctagacttcaaagaacactaaacagagtacaatggtacactttgatgccatggagttgctcaactctctccatagatgagcttttcatgtttttgggcaatttcaaaaacaatttggtctattcgcatatttaccttacaaaaagttgtacgaaagctaaactagcgagctagacttctaagaacactaaacagagtacaacagttcgcTTGCATGccgtcgaattgctcaactctctccatagatgagcttttcacggttttgggcaatttcaaacagaacgtggtctattcgtatctttagcttacgaaacgttgtacgaaagctaaactagcgagctagacttctaagaacactaaacagagtaaaacggtccacttcaatgcaatcgaattgctcaactctcttcatagatgagcttttcacgtttttggggaatttcaaacataagtttgtctattcgcatctttagcttatgaaacgttatatgaaagctaaactagcgagttagacttctaagaacactaaactaggtacaacagtcgactttgatgctttataatcgctcaactcttttcatagatgaccttttcacgtttttgtgcaatttcaaacataagttcgattgttcgcatcttcaccctccgaaacaatgtacgaaagctaaaccagtgagctacacttcaaagaacactatacagagtgcaatgctccactttgatgccatgaagttgctcaactctctccatagatgagcttcttatgtttttgggcaatttcaaaaataacttggtctatttgcatatttaccttacaaaacgttgtacgaaagctaaactagcgagctagacttctaagaacactaaacagagtacaacggttcgcttGCATGccgtcgaattgctcaactctctccatagatgagctcttcacagttttgggcaatttcaaacataacttggtctattcgtatcattagcttacgaaacgttgtacgaaagctaaactagagagctagacttctaagaacactaaacacagTACAACACTCCAATTttatgccatggagttgctcaactctctccatagataagcttttcacgtttttgggtaatttcaaacataacttggtctattcgcatctttaccttacgaaacgttgtacgaaagctaaattagcgagctagacttctaagaaaactaaacagagtacaacagtccactttgatgtcaccGAATTtataaactctctccattgatgagcttttcacgtttttgggcaatttcaaacataacttggtctattcgcatctttaccttacgaaacgttgtaggaaagctaaactagcaagctagacatctacgaacatgaaacagagtacaacggtccactttgatgccatcgaattgctcaactctctttgtagttgagcttttcacggttttgggcaatttcaaacagaacttggtctattagcatcgttagcttacgaaacgctgtacgaaagctaaactagtgagctagacttctaagaacactaaacagagtacaatggtccactttgatgccatggagttgctcaactctctgcatatacgagcttttcacggttttggtcaatttcaaacataacttggtctattcgcatctttacattacgaaacgttgtatgaaagctaaagtagcgagcttgacttctgagaacagtaaacagagtataacttggtctattcgcatctttaccttacgaaacgttgtaggaaagctaaactagcaagctagacatctacgaacatgaaacagagtacaaccgtccactttgatgccatcgaattgatcaactctctccatagatgagcttgtcacgtttttgggtaatttcaaacatagcttggtctactcgcatcttgaccttacgaaacattgtacgaaagctaaactagtgagctagaattctaagaaaattaaacagagtacaacagtccactttgatgccactgaatttctcaactctctccattgatgagcttttcacatttttgggcaatttcaaacataacttggtctattcgcatttttaccttaatgaaacgttgtacgaaatctaaactagagagctagacttctaagatcactccCAATGGCTTCCCCAATCTCATCTCTATCCCCATATATAgataatatccaaaaaaatcacTTCCCAATGGCTTCCCAATCTTCAATTGAATATCTAAACCATTATCTAAATTGTTTTTCACTCTTCAAACTTGAAGAAGCAAAAGACCGGTCCCTACATATTTTTTTACTCTCAAAATATTGTCTCTCTCTTGCCACATCAGTAGAGAACTCACAGGGTCAATTTCTGTCTCTCGCGTTCCTCTCTCTCGCCTCTCTCTCATGTTCCTCTCTCTCGTGCTCCTCTCTCACGAACGCGACCTTTCCCAGATTTGCCTCTCTCTCACGTTCGTCTCTCTCGTGTTCACTCTCTCTCCTCGATTCACTCTTTCTCGTGCTCAATCGTGCCTCGCGTTTGGTCCCTGCCTCCGTCGTGGTTCTCGTGCTCAATCCCGCAATCGTGCCTCGCGTTCGAATCCCTGCAAACCCTAACTCATGTAAGTGCTTTTCTGTATCTGCTATAagttttcttccttttgattCATGTATTGTTTGAACTATGTTTGTTGTTCTCTGTTGATTACACCATGAACTTGTAACTgcatattttgttgattgatgaGGGTGGtaatttttttagtatttttgttATGAAACTATGGTAAGATACAATTTGGGTTGCCGCAATTTACTGAAGTAATTTACTTGTAAAATCACTAGATCTGGCAAGAGGATGGGTAGgttcaaaataaaaacaataattgGTATGGACTTCTCAGGATGCTGTGAACTCTAGCTATTGTAACTATGGAATATATTAATGGGTCATGTTTGTATCAAGTTTGGATTTATCAAGCAAAGATCTGCCTAttgtatgattttttcttcaaattgctGGAATATGCTTGTATTGGATAATGACAGCAACTGTGGAAAAGAATGCCTTATCAATTTTTATGAAGCAGTGGTTTTGATACTATCTAAGGCAATTTTCTGTATCAATAAACTGTGCCAGGCATCTTTCCAGGTGAATTGGGACCTTTCACAAATTAAAATTAGACTGTTATCCTTGTAGACGATTTTCCTCCCACATGATACGAAAACTAGCTTTAGGTTGGTACTGCTGTATTTAGGTGTAGCTGAAGCCATGAACTCTGCAGTATTTACGTATTTACTGGCATTCAATGAATTTCATCAATTTGATGTACTCTTTAAGTTTTATGTTGTCTATTTTAAGTGccctgttttgtttttttaaatttttattttatacatatTTATAGGTTCTCTTTTAGCTATTTCCAGAAATTCTGTGGTGTGTTATGCGAAAAATATGAGATTTCTCCACTCAAGGAATGTTCTTAGATCGGTAACCATGACTTTTCTTTTAGACTTTTTTCTGTAAAATATGTGGAAGCTCAATAAATCTGTGTTAGTATTTTGAATTACTTGATTTGGGTGAATCAGGGGCTATATGTACCTTTTTCGTTCACATGTATATCTTATGACATCACCTTATTAATGTTTTGTCTCATCTTCTTAACCATGGAGAATTTACCTATGTGCTCAATTGGACTTTCTTATTTCTTTAGCAGATAAATTTTTCTCTCTTATCTTTAATTGTCTATTCCTCCTGGTTTATATGTTAGGTTTACAATATGTCACTCGTAAAGTGTAGAGGTTATGCAAAGCCTATCATTCTTATTTTCGAATTAAATTATGTGAGTAGAAATATTTTCTGTTAGTGCTctgtaaaaaaatattttctcaacCAAGAAACTTGATTGCAATATTAGTCATGCCAGCTTGAACATGCCTTTGAAACCTCAGTGACAAACTTAATTGTTCTATGTTTGTTGTCTCAAATATGTTCTTTGATTTCTATTAATTTTAGAATGAGCATGCCTGTTATGGATTCCCCCATGGTTGATTTGAATAATAACAAGGTGAAGCCAAAGAAATCCGAGAATTATACGGTTCAAGAAGACCTTATTCTAATTGCGGCTTGGGAGCACACTAGTGAAGATGCAATTACCGGGACGGATCAAGCAAAGGAGCAATATTGGATTCGTGTTTGGCGTGAGTATTCTGAGAATGCAAAGTCATATCCTCCTCGTAGTGATAAGTCAATCGTGAATCGCTTTAGTGTTATTCGGACCAAGTGTTTGAAATTTTCTGGTATTGTTCAAAGTATTGAGAACGCACATCCTAGTGGCATGGGAGAGAAAGACAAGGTGTTTCCTCTTACTCTTTGATATTGTTTGTTGCATTTTGACAATTCAATTCGACTAATTCATATTTTTACAATTTCATTGTAGCTAAATGAAGCTTTGAAAACATGGGCtctagaagagagagaaaaaagtttCAAACTACTTCATTGCTACAATGTATTGAA
The window above is part of the Tripterygium wilfordii isolate XIE 37 chromosome 3, ASM1340144v1, whole genome shotgun sequence genome. Proteins encoded here:
- the LOC119986733 gene encoding uncharacterized protein LOC119986733 isoform X2 — encoded protein: MSMPVMDSPMVDLNNNKVKPKKSENYTVQEDLILIAAWEHTSEDAITGTDQAKEQYWIRVWREYSENAKSYPPRSDKSIVNRFSVIRTKCLKFSGIVQSIENAHPSGMGEKDKLNEALKTWALEEREKSFKLLHCYNVLKNSHKWMTEVILPTSRRNIPASTECYTIGDDNIPSGHVEPDRPIGRKAEKEQRRKKKMKVEDSEESIASVNFRHSQEMLQKRHDQRMEVVVEDTKKMDELMEMKREKIRLDQDNNPYHNDDCL